One Eurosta solidaginis isolate ZX-2024a chromosome 1, ASM4086904v1, whole genome shotgun sequence genomic window, TGGTTGCTGTTGTAACACTACCTCTCAACAGTACTTGGTCGGTACATCTACTCATGGAAATGAAACGTAGCGGGTTAACTCATATCTACACTGAAATAACAGCGATTCGTCAAGTAAACTCTAAAGTATTCCGTAACGGTATTACCGACCCAGCTGTCCCAGGAATGTATACATCTGCTGGATCGCCCTCGAGTCGATGGCCaggacaaacaaaaattaaaatttagtttaaaaaaatgcCAATATCTTTCACAAAATATTCAATTTACATTCATACTAAAATCACAAGCACCATTTCCCACcaaaatatgatataaaaatattttatgttggtACTGCGTAACCTCATTCCTCCATTAGAAAATGTTCCTCTTCATTTTCTGCCTCATCAATTGTCTCCATATCCTTTCCACCATAAGGTAGAACCTTCTTCATTTCTTCTTGATCAGCACGATCATCGCCTTTCCAACGCTGCATAAGTTCTTGACAAACTTTCACACACATTTCATCTTCACACTCTTCTTCGTCATCGTCGTCTACTCTGTTTTGCAGTGCTGCCGTCTTTGGTGCGAAAATTCGTTCGGCCTTCTTAATAACATCATCTTCGACACTCGCATCAACATCTGTATGATCAAACGGACGACATGTAATACATGATGAGCTGCTCATTATTGCGGAATCACCAGTGGATGAACATGACGAAGCAAATGATATGTCAGTAGAAGTCGGTTCGCTACCTGCACCATCAGTACGTAAGCTACATGGCTTTTTATCTTTGGAATCTAACAAATTGACTTGTTGAGCTTTGTCTTCAAAGAAAAGTCCACCACGCGATCTACACATATTGCTTACAACTGGCAATTCTGGATTACTAAGAGTCAACCATTCAGCTAGTTGAACTTTCCAACTTTTAGACTCATCCGGTTTTTGTGCAATTTCATACAGTTTACTGATGAACGGTGTCATTAGAGGATCTGTGGATCCTGGTATGGGCTCAGGAATATCTGTGATGTGGGAGAGGGAAGGCTAAGAAATAGAGGAGAAAACGGAAACAGATTTTCTTACAGTTTGGAAATATGAACTTAATTTCGCGACGTGCGCTCTCGGGACACTTTGAAACGTGAACATTGCGTTCCATTTCCGCCGATGAAGTACTGTTCGGGGAAAGAGGAAAAATAACTTTAGTCGTAATGGCCTTATTATAAATATAGAAGATTCCAGCAGATATTACAAATAGCAAATCATGGTGCAGAGCAGGTCAGCCACGGCATTTTCTTTGGTCAGTATGAAAGCTTCAGAGTTGCCTTTTGAAAGCAATATAACTTGCAACATAAAATCTTTGTCCTCCGCTCGTGGTTTGTAGAACTCCGCTGCATATTCTGGTGAAAATAATAGTTTCCTCTGTCCTTTGATCATAAATTCATGTTGCAATAAATGAAGCAAGACAGGCTTGCGCTTATGTACGTAGTCCGACTTAATTATGAGAAGAGTGTCCTCGAACATGATAATGAATAGATTTGTTCAATTTATCAAATATAGGACTTCAAAATAATAATGAAGTTTCTAATTTCAATTGGACAAGGTTGCTTTTTTCTTAGCTGAGCATAGCTCTTCACatacaagaattttttttttcaaataaatcatgTAAGGTCTATGTCTCGCTACTGCAAACGCCAATAGGTTGAGCGGTTTAGAATGTTCCCGCGGTAAGATATCGATATCGTAAGAGGCGAATTAAATACACAGACCTAAAGCTTAGGGGAATCACACAAATCGTTTTCGCGCTTATTGAGCCAGGACAAGAAGAGATTATAACAGAAGCGTACGGGTTTCATATCGGGTTAAGGACTGAACATGCTCCGCCTGCAATCTAGACGGCCTTGAATTGGAGAAAAGAAATGTTTTCAATTAGTAAATTCTTTCTAGGCGGGCGGACGACCCGGACTCGGcggtggtttggcaaacactccgaacgtatttctgccatgaatagcttctcagtgaaaattcatctggcttgcatatgccgttcggaggcggcataaaatatataggtcccatcccgccaattgtAAGATAAATTataaaggagcatgacgcaaattggaagataagctcggcctaaatctcctcggaggtaaatcgcgccaagttattattatatttttttttttgatacttttaTGTAGATTTTGTAAATACTCTGTTTTTCTGTTAGCACATTAACTAATAAGGGCCTATAAAGTTCGTAAAGATCCCGACCCGCCTATTTGTGAGTAAATTATGTAACCCCCTTCCATCGGTATCGCTCAAAAATTGCCATCTTCGAAACAGCCTCATTTATTTGGTCTGCTCCCCTATGTCTTATTAGGACGTCGTTTAAGCCCACCCCAGGCCTAAACACGTGGCCCCCAAAATGCGCGCGAATCACCCTGGCAGCTTCATGTTGTCCACGCTTGAAGACATCCATGCGTACTGCTCCCACCTCCctgtaaaggctccattactgatacttagcatagacttgacttggcttgcgaactgtcacttacagttctgttaaatgaacattgcatgttactgattactcaaaacttaacttgacttagaagtctgttgaattttgattttctatgtagagttgggtcgtttcgttctgaacttgttcaattgaccgggtctctcaactgaacaagtgaactagatcttcgatttcggttctttttgttcttttagttcatttgttcttttagttcgttttatctaatgttattctttctctcttcttgttcgcgaacattgtaaattcatacatatatacgcagaaattcacagtgagcacgaatgtcgacgatgccacttacactaaagatatgtgtggccatctttgtgtgtggcactgctaaaacaatgtatgtatggactatttatgaaaaacatgttttgtaaaaatctaattattacatttattaaacttgaaaagttcatatttatgtacaatttgtgtctgtactctttcaatttcctgaatCTTcaaaaatttgtaactttttttgaagttaattatacatatacatatataaacttatttattcattactcatttaaatatacgtacacaaagcattgctgcatacacacccccatctatacctTGTTgccttttttcgcgggtgcaagcagcagtgatcaaatttgcttgaaaaaaagaacagatgaacaaaaagaacaacttgttcgttcatcagaaaatgaacgaaagattcgaatctctgaaatgaacgaaaaagcacaactctatttctatgtaagttctaagtgatgtttacattttgagatgccatttgtttgtttccatttcattttgacattttgtcatacaaattgacatttatttaaaaataaatttcaacacttattatgatgccagattttatgcgccaagtggagtataatcgtggctaagttgccaagtttacgccaagtcaagtcaagtctatgctaagtatcagtaatgggggcttaacgtTCATCTTATCGATTAAAATTCTGCTTAGGGAATCGAGAACTACACACCAGCCCTTTACCGTTTCCCCCCACTTTTTCCGGGAGAAGCTCTGTAGTGAGGCCATCAGCTTTCGGCTCCTTCTACTGTGTACACCAAATGCCAGCGAAGAATATACGCCACTGCCGGCTTATTGCGCTTGAAAGGTTTGTAAATAAGTTTGAACGGACTAACTAGAAATGTAAAGATTATTGTTGACTTCATGCAGCAGCACAACATGCGGCGACTTTGTTGACCACACAAAAGATCGATTTAGAGGCAACGTAGGCGGACTTGAATTGATTCCGGTGTAGTTACCGTCCCTACTTCAGTAACTCCAGGCTGAACATGAAATACTCCCTGGCTTAGTAGCTAGCCGATGCTAGGGAACATGAACTGGTAGAGTTACATAGATAATAAGACATTCAATACCTTGAGTGTAGTTGTAAGTGTTAAGAAATAAACATGAATTTCCGCAGGAACTTCGACTCGGCTTCGGCTCGCGAAATGCGATTCGAAAACTGCAaatcacataatttttttttttttcaaatccgaaAGAAATTTCTTGCGAATCGACTTATGTACATACGGGCCCCgcagttttaacaaaaaaaaaaaactcgtgcTCTGGTGCCATCTGAACGCACAAGCACCCACACGAATTACAAGAACATATAGATAGAAAGACTGGTAGACCTGCGTAGAGGAACAAGAAGACATTCACATTGGGAAAAAATGTCTTACCTGATCCACGGATTTGCGTGATTTTTTGTCGATATCTTCTAATGCATTCTTTGGTAAACTAGGTAAAACGAAGGGCGATAACAAACGTTAAGCTTAACCCTCGACAGCGGGGTGGCCCGATGGAATAGACATGCCGACTTCGAAAAAACTCACACTATCCTTTGTCATTCCACAAAAATGTATACAGGCCCTTGTCCCGTGCTTAAAGCTGGGAAGTTATCCAATTAAAGGAAATCATATTGTCCATTCTTTCGGCAGTAACGAAGACACTTGCAACTGTTCTTCTCTGTTATAACATCGGATATCTTCGGCAAACcactgttgttgttatagcagggcttcgccccatccaataggtatgaccgatcacaaattgtcatcaatatcctctaacgggagtccaagaaaacttgctgtttccacACGGTGGGCCATAATGGAGGGGtgatagaggcgttggttccacattacaattgaagaggtggttggtgtcatgtggcgacacattgcaagcaaggcatacattttgcatgtcggggttgattctggataggtaagagtttaacctgttaccatagtacaggtctacaagtaggatatgtagcagcacgcacatacacagccacgctcacctgataaaatgcttgttcttgttcgtttttttgtggatgctatttggcactgttgtacttcttaggtccaagaaaagtgtactagctgctaacgaaaactgcgtaaaaattttattgtaaaattacaaagaaatatccttatttactttcaaacgagcacttaattacatctctccttaaaatccatatgttttggacaattttaattaacaaattgtgatactttaataccggggacgattgctaagacacgaccaaaaccgtcgagggggtattaatagacgcgtttttgcctcgcctccaataattcgaatactttttcgcctttgaactttagataacaggacaaaacacgtctttttatttctctttccacatttttggacggattattgcagtcgacctcggttcaaactgtttttcgcggaggaCTTTTGAATGGCTAGAACAACTTAGCACTCGTGTTTCTATTCTTAATGCTGCTATAACTACGCgtccaattcaagacttttgtataattttctgtaggacgcatATAGGTGCAATACATATTCATACCAAATTcgtaaataaaaatttaccatcacggcacccatatctgatattccgctccttttttttctttccctgcgtcgctttccacgacagcaaccccggtaattttgacacttcgttcagttgttgttgttgttgttgtagcaatgctcgccccacctaatagccgcgaccgatcacaaattttcatcaatattctctaacgggagtccaaggaaacttgccgtttcaacaggggtggaccataagggatggggtgttagaggcgttggttccacattacaattaaagagatggttggtgtcatgtggggacacattgcaagcggggcatacattttgtatgtcggggttgattctggataggtaagagtttaacctgttacagtatccagaacgaagttgagcaagagtgacacgcgtttccctggggagtatgcgttcctcttccgcgagttctggatatttttcttcaagtattggattcaccgggcaattcccgacataaaggtccgacgcctgtctatggagttcaccaaggacctgcttgtgttttttcgcttcatacggctgtgttctcaggtgccgtatttcctcaaaatgcttacggagatgactccttagacccctaggcggtgctggttcgtcaatcagatgtctgttgggatgcccaggtttctgggtattcaacagaaactgtttggtcagcatctcatttctctccctgatcgggagtattctcgcctcattatgcagatggtgttctggggacataagaagacagcccgtggcgattctgagagcagtattttggcaggcctgtagtttcttccagtgggtagtttttaggcttggcgaccatatgggtgacgcgtagcacgtaatcggctggctaattgctttgtatgtggtcatgagcgtttctttatcttttccccaggtactgccagcaagggatttgaggattttattacggctctgaattctcggaacaattgcggttgcgtgcgcaccaaaatgtagatcctgatcaaacgtcacacccaagattttggggtgtaggacagtcggtagcgtagtgccatcgacgtggatgttcaatatggtcgacatttggggcgtccatgttgtaaataaggtcgcggaagatttagtcggtgacaatgccaggtttcgagaggcgaaaaaactggagagatcagggagatagccgtttattttattgcatagctcatcgatctctgggcctgggcctgtggccattattgtgcagtcatcggcgtaggaaacgattgtgactccttccggtggtgaaggtagcttagatatgtagaaattaaacaaaagtggggataggacaccaccctgtggcaccccttgtttaattctccttagttttgatgtttcgtttatgaattgcaccgatgcctgccgaccacccagataatttgcggtccaccttttaagacatgggggaagggtagacccttccaggtcttgcagtaacgagccatggttgaccgtatcaaaggcttttgataggtctagcgctacgagtactgttctatggtgggggtattgattcaaaccgcaatttatttgggtgccaatgacatttagcgcggaggtagtgctatggagttttctgaagccatgctgatgaggggctagctgcaaatgtgcttgaaaataagggagcaaaatagcttcaagcgtatttgccactggcgataggagagatatcggacgatatgactcacctacgttagctggtttcccaggctttagtagcgggaccaccttggccattttccatttctcgggtatgacaaaggtggaaagagacaggttgaagacatgcgctaaatatttgaaaccctctttctttaagcatcggcatggctatgccgtctgggcccgctgctttggatggtttagcgcgaccaatggcgtcctcaacctctctagcggtgatggtgattggtgacgcgctgaatttgtgtttatgtgcgtgtctattggctctccgtctatctttgtcgaccgtaggatgcattatatattgtcggcagaaaccGCTCGCGcactttttcgcatccgacagcaccttatcgccaaaggcgatggaaactttgtctttgtgcttagtcggattcgatagggactttacggtggaccaaagtttacctacaccggtagagaggttacaacctcttaggtgctcttcccatttcgcccgcttgtgttcgtccacaagcaatctgatgcgttggtttatatcccttgtttgggggtcgcctggatcaagctgtcttataaggtcgcgttccctcgctaagctcgcggcctccgccgggaagtggggccggatttcgggaattctcccggcgggaatgaaatgtgccgaggcggattcaatgaccttacggaaggcacactccccttggcgggcatcagtcgggatagggagggcagcaaagctgctgtctgttgcagatttatattcttcccactttccttttttgaagtttatgaaagtgcgtttttcggtgacgatgaagtcggcggtacgctcgaacgaaataagtattggcaggtggtcggatgccaatgtcaccatcggctgccagttgacgcagtttacgagttctgcgctcacgattgagatgtctggcgagctatgacagcttcctaccatacgtgtgggggcgtctccatttattgtgcagaacgtcgtttcttctatttgatccgccaacatctcacccctactctccgcccgcaagtttgaatgccataggtcgtgaagggcattgaaatcgcctaagataatgcgattgttgcctgtgagtaaggcctcgatattagggcggtatccactggggcaacaggtgacaggagggatgtagatgttgatgatttctagatttgcatcgcctgaccggacagataggccttgacgttctaagacattgtccctgcggtcgatgccaggatcaaatatataatattgcacagagtggtgtataataaacgcgaggccgcctccatttccgctctcgcggtctttcctgtggacattataccaagagcaggtctgcaatgcagatcttgctgtgagtttagtctcttgaatcgcagcaatgcggatgttgtgccgcttcatgtaatcgactatctccgtaatcttcccagttagtccattacagtttaactgcagaattctgaagtgcatgaggggtgacgccgccactctaggggtaagtgacgggtgactacgcctaggttgtggaaggccaggacgcaattgctgttgtggccttgggactgggcgcccttgggcaagcattggggtacccggatgatttgggtttgcgacctggcaacatggcgcgatgaaacccgtcgaggggttgccgtcgcgaaaccagaacatctaggaaagtggcaccacccaaggcaggaactgcattgagcggatgtcgcaaacctatatattctgtgctggcagacggtgcaaacggaggtagggactaagagtctgtttccctgacctgcacgattgctgccagaaaagagggggggagaagaagacgggggcaggggttgatgctcagcattgctaccagctctactacgaaggtagtagttatgagtggtatcagctgttagaGTTGTGGCGgtgtggggcgcgagcagcagcgggtacttgttgtggcttgctgagcagctaggctgctggaaggtagtggggggcgcttaggcgtagactacgggacgccctttggcgtgagcagcaaggagccacaaaagatttataaaagttacgttgaCGTcgtttgggatcaagcccagaacaacctgtccgatgcaaccatcccttgcatgagacacactgaacagagtatgaccgtcctaaaaagattcttttctggcaaatgcagcaggaccggggtcaggagacggacctggattgggttcgataccttcccggagtaagagaatatgtagcagtcctgctgcaaggagctgctgggaggatgacaatttgtgggagggacgaaacaaattaaatggggtcacactgaaatgacagtccttggtcgggaaaaatcccgagtcgctccggtacatagaaccgactgccttgggaagcgacttcgttcagtgtcaaacgcacgttccacgcaggttccactgagttccacaatagtttgacactgaccgaagtgtcaaacggcagtgttagaaagagaaaggaattgttttcctctcatacatatcatacttgtaaatctATACtatgcctgttacagtatccagatcgaagttgagctagagtgactcgcttttccctagggagtgtgcgttcctcttctgcaagattagggtattgttctttgagtacaggatttaccgggcaattcctgacatagaggtccgatgcctgtttgtgttGTTcattgaggacctgcttgtgttttttggcttcatacggatgTGTtcgcaggtgccgtatttccttataatgcttacggagatagctccttaagcccctgggcggtgttggctcatcaatcagatgtctgttgggatgcccaggtttctgggtattcaacaggaactgtttagttagcatttcatttctctccctgatggggagtattctcgccacattatgtagatggtgttctggggacaaaagaagataacccgtggcggttctgagggcagtattttggcaggcctgtagcttcttccagtgagtagtccttagacttggcgaccatatcggggacgcgtagcatgtaatcgtggtaatgagcgtttctttatcttttccccccaagtactgtcagcaagagattttaggattttattacggctctggatttttgatacaattgcggctgcatgctcgccaaaatgtagatcctgatcgaacgtcacacccatgaTTTtgaggtgtaagacagtcggttgcgtagtgccattgacgtggatgttcaaaatggtcgacatttgggacgtcatgttgtaaataaggtcgccaatgatttagtcggtgataatgtcaggtttcgcgaggtgaaagaaatgaagagatcagggaggtagccgccgACAAACCACCCAACATGGCTTCAGTTAGACTATAGCTCTACATATCTAAAGGTTTCAAGCGGTTGCCACAGCAATTTATAGCCTCTCCAATTCAATTGTTAACCTCCCCTACACGTGGCGAATACTGTTATTTTAGcaggcaaggctctggcgaccgcaaACTCGTCATGGAACTAAGGGGGAAGGGCGGGATGgcgtagaaggttcaatgtgatcatatttaatccttcccgagatggtcggccgtgtactttaatggtgcttgttaccaaaaCGTACCAgagctatatccggcaaagaaccaccaACAtcgactccccaaaaccatcgggAATTTATACAGCCTTCGAAGACAGGTACATGTGCCAAATGACTCGTGATATTTTAAAGTGTtgcttttaatttaacttaatattCGAAAATTAATATACATTTTTTGCAGAGTTTTATGTTAAAATAcacttttattatttcatgtactACTAATATGCTACATTCCATAATAATAATTAAGTGGAATTTATTATAGAAAATATCGTCCGAATCGAATGTGACATTACAGACTTTACCGTCATATCAGTGCTTATCTTTTCGAAAATTTGCATTCTTGTTCTCAAATTAGTGCCGCTTATTTATGTATTCtggtaattttcttttttaatacatatgtatatttataatttttgtattcttATAAAAGAAAAATGGCGCTAGCATAACATTACTCAAATTTCTTAATCAAATAGCATAAAACATAATCATTCACATTTAGCATTTTAGAAatttatatatcatatatatacatatagatagATTCTATGATGTCAAAGGCATATTCACAAATACGCAATTTCataaagaattaaatttttgTGCATCTTTAACAGAAAAACGCTAAAATTTGTATAATCGaaatttgtatttgtaaatattagTAAACATAAATGTCGCAAATAAGTATCGTTGTTTATGATT contains:
- the LOC137240565 gene encoding uncharacterized protein, encoding MFEDTLLIIKSDYVHKRKPVLLHLLQHEFMIKGQRKLLFSPEYAAEFYKPRAEDKDFMLQVILLSKGNSEAFILTKENAVADLLCTMICYFTSSAEMERNVHVSKCPESARREIKFIFPNYIPEPIPGSTDPLMTPFISKLYEIAQKPDESKSWKVQLAEWLTLSNPELPVVSNMCRSRGGLFFEDKAQQVNLLDSKDKKPCSLRTDGAGSEPTSTDISFASSCSSTGDSAIMSSSSCITCRPFDHTDVDASVEDDVIKKAERIFAPKTAALQNRVDDDDEEECEDEMCVKVCQELMQRWKGDDRADQEEMKKVLPYGGKDMETIDEAENEEEHFLMEE